A part of Cannabis sativa cultivar Pink pepper isolate KNU-18-1 chromosome 6, ASM2916894v1, whole genome shotgun sequence genomic DNA contains:
- the LOC115724531 gene encoding uncharacterized protein LOC115724531, translating to MDHHPANNSLSSTTTNSVSGFYNLLTQELNNLNNQSHNTSNNNNLMSLNFLQQILSSLQLANSQLTILVQKLHLPTGDKWLDEYMDESSRLWEACHLLKSGLSSIETYVSTANNILSALDNTPQHFNPAMSRQVIRAISICQRETVGLEEDNRVLMETRIQPLLSLCDLNENVPMDSKFNGFGGFRGVLHAMRRVSSLLLLILLNGLVFCWPELFNFDHHHHGDEGSEGFMVSMSRLRQRVGTIIMEQYNNHTIILHEFLESKSAMEELKGELERIVEFDEVVDDDDDDDEDHHYMIIEERIDRLRRGFGLLRNGVESIIGQLDDFFDEIVEGRKKLLDMCSSHHHHHHHHK from the exons ATGGATCATCATCCTGCTAATAATTCATTGAGCAGTACCACCACCAATTCTGTAAGTGGGTTTTACAATCTGTTGACTCAAGAactcaacaatctcaataaccAATCCCACAACACCAGCAATAACAACAACTTAATGTCCCTCAATTTCCTCCAACAAATCCTCTCTTCTCTCCAATTAGCCAATTCCCAACTCACAATTCTTGTTCAGAAGCTCCACTTGCCCACCGGCGACAAATGGCTCGACGAGTACATGGACGAAAGCTCTCGCCTTTGGGAAGCCTGCCACCTCCTCAAGTCCGGCCTCTCCTCCATTGAAACCTACGTCTCCACAGCCAACAACATACTCTCTGCTCTCGATAACACTCCACAACATTTCAATCCCGCCATGTCTCGCCag GTTATCCGGGCAATAAGTATTTGCCAAAGGGAAACGGTTGGATTGGAAGAGGACAATAGAGTATTGATGGAAACTAGAATTCAACCATTGTTGTCACTCTGTGATCTAAACGAGAATGTTCCGATGGATTCAAAGTTCAATGGGTTCGGTGGTTTTAGAGGTGTTCTTCACGCAATGAGGAGAGTCAGCTCTTTGCTCTTGCTAATTTTGCTTAACGGACTTGTGTTTTGTTGGCCTGAATTGTTCAATTtcgatcatcatcatcacgGTGACGAAGGTTCGGAAGGATTTATGGTGTCCATGTCAAGATTAAGGCAAAGAGTTGGGACCATTATTATGGAACAGTATAATAATCACACTATCATTCTCCACGAGTTTCTTGAATCGAAATCCGCCATGGAAGAGCTCAAGGGGGAGCTTGAAAGAATAGTGGAGTTTGATGAAGtagttgatgatgatgatgatgatgatgaagatcaCCATTATATGATAATAGAAGAGAGAATTGATAGATTAAGAAGAGGATTTGGGTTGCTAAGAAATGGTGTTGAGAGTATAATTGGACAACTTGATGATTTCTTTGATGAAATAGTTGAAGGAAGAAAGAAACTTTTGGACATGTGCTCTTCtcatcaccaccaccaccatcatcATAAGTAG